The DNA segment TACATGCGTCTGGGCGCATGTGTTGTATCCGTATCCCTTTAGCAGCCTACATTCATGCTCTCAAACCTGCGTCACGGAGCTTCGCCCTTGTAGGGAAATTTGTTTAGTCAAATCAAGCCAGGTGGTTGTCTGAAACGAGTAAATAGAATAGTAAATGGTAAATATTACTAAATATGTGCTGTTATTTGCTAATTGCCTTCACAACATATACAGGCTGCTGTCAGCGGTGGCTCGGTGGCTCAGCCTAGTTCAGCCTTTTGGCCGTATGCGGAAGAACTTGTTTTAAAGTACTTGTGCAGAGCAGTGCGTATTTATAAACTTTACTGTTACTTTCCTTTTGGCATGGTGGACATTAATTGTGGCTGCAGAATCAAAGAAGACCATGGAAGACTGTACCTTTTCTGGTGGTGTGTGGCATGTGGAGAACTGCACATgtgctatgagagatgccgtagtggagggctccagtttATTTATTCCACCCGggtttcattaacgtgcactgacgtcgcacagcatacAAGCAGTTTTGCActttgcctcaatcgaaatgtTGCTGGGATCCGATTCTGTATCCTCGgagtcagcagctgaacgccataacTTATATTTGCATAACATAGTGGAATTTAAAATTTTAAACATATTTAAAGCACTTTACACTctgtcttcatcatcatcacaggCCTCTTCATAAAAGGGGGCTAAAGTTAATGGTAGTGCCCGTTCATGACTTGTTGGTAGTGAGGAACAGTGTGGTACAAAGTTTGCACCCCCCTGCCTCTGTCTGTAAGGTGACCACTGCCACCTTCCCCCCTTTGCACACACCTATGCTCCTCTCCTTCATGTACTTTGCAGTTTAAGCATTGGCAtgcattgaaggactctggcaTTGACATGCAGTTCTGCTATTTCACTGCTAATACAGGAATGGAGGATGTGTTGCTGGTTTGCCTTGACGCTCTGCACTTTAAGCCCCCTGATGACACTAAACTTTTGCAGTAAGTACCTTTCCTTTCAACCTTTTAGGCTACAAACGTCTTTTGACTGGTGCTGTACTTTAGGACTTGCTATACTTAGTTTTTTACGAAACTAATGTGTGAAGTGTAGTAACCACTATGATACATGTGTATAACTTTCGGAGGCTTGCAGCAGCTTTGGGTAGTATGCAAACTCAGCAGCATTGTCTTAATTATAAAAGGCTGATAGGATCACGGATGATGATGTAAACACACGTGCATGAGCTGTCTGCCTAGTTTCATTCCATCTTGCATTCAGTGTGAGTTGTAGGGTTATATTTcttgttattgttgttattacAGTTGTTAATTTCTTGGTACCTGGTTTAACATGACGGGCCAGTTATCTTATTTTGTACGTTGTGCATGCTGGGAGGTAAGGAAAGCTACTTCTTATTCATCAATGGAGGCTTCATTCTTGCATGTAATGACTGAATACTGCAGACGTTAACTAGATATTAATGCATTAGTGTTAAGGGTCCCATTCAGCGGCAACTCCTACATCATGACTTTGTTCAGAAGagcagatggcccacctgccatcTAGGCTACATGGACAGGTCAAGTCCTCActacctgcccactgtggcagctgacagttaaattaatcattggtcatGAGAGGTTGCTTGGAAAACAACCTGGGTCTTACAAGCCCCACCGTTGACTGTGTTTTAAATCccttgaccactgcaccactgcgccgggaccGCTATGAAGACTCCCTGCGACCTATGAATGtatagtagagaatgaccaattttgcatatacgggcataggcagaacctaggcgacagAAAAGGAGTACTTGTGCAAGAGGGACCTCTAATGCTGTTGAATTGTACTCTTAAAGTTAGATTAAGTGTTATATGATAATGAAAGAAAGAACAATGTCCATATCTGctaagtgatatgcaaagaggagcCTGGCCGCAGGAAGGAGCGactaacgctatcgtgtcataccgtTAAGATGGAGCTTGAGTGTCTCCCCAAGTTTTAGGCATGGACATTCGCTTTGTGCTTTTCTAACAGGGAGCACTTCAGGGGCAGACAAGCTCCAGCCACTGTCCGCCAAGTGCTGCACTTCCTCTATTACACGTATGACAAGAAGGCTGTTGAGTCAAGGATGAGGTaggttgtttctttttattttctacctGAACAACGTAAAATGACTTGCAGGTCAGCTGCAGTGAGCGTCTGTCTATTGCTTCTGTGGGGCCTTGCAGGAATATCTGGCCGGTAAAGACCGGCGAGTCGGACAAGCGCTTCCGTGAAGAGATCACACAATGGATATCTACTTTGCAGGCAAGTACTAGCAGATGTTGTGAAATATTgacctatatttttttttgtacctgcAGTGCAGTCTTCGTTCCCTTCGTCATCTCTCTAGCCCTTCCCTGATGTACCCAGTATAACAGTCTCTAGGAAAGGTTCTTTTCTTTTGTCTGAAAGTTATTTTCTTTGGCAGGCATCATGATTGAGACAGTCATAATATCTCAATGTCCACTGGTGCACTTGCTAGACATATTGCTTTCGGCTTTGTTGAGGGCCTTCATTTTATATGGAACCTTAATCATCATAAAAGAATGCAGAGGCCACAGTTCATAAACTGTGAGTGATGTTGTTAATCAGAAAGTGGACTTTTGAAGTACTGGCAATGCTTGTTCCTTGTCTACTGTATGTATCACATTTGTCATAATGAAACTGAGAACTGGTAAActcaataaacaaaaaaagaaacgggcATCTTTGAGTGACTTCAGCTGCACTGAAAGAATGGCAAAATAGTGAAGCTGCCACATTGGAAAGGACTGCTGATGtcactgcaaaattttttccatGACTGTACTCTTGCAGGGTTACTGAATTTAGTGCCATTGTTAAGGTGCATCTGAGAAAAGTTGTTTTTATCAGAGTTGAATCCTCACACTGAAAACTGGAGGAAAATTTGTCCCTTTGCTggcagtttttctttttgcactgtttCACTTTTGCAGTTTTCGGCGTGGAATCTGGGGCAGGAATATTACTAAGCAAGTCTAATGTGTTTCCTTATAGTACTGTTTATCACTGGCATAAAAACACTGTGAAAAAGGACAGCTTTTAAAACCGGTTATGAAGGAACTCATAGGTTGCTTATAAGGCATGTCTTGTCACATGTGTAGAAGCATATAGCGTGGTTGCAGTGAGTAGCATGCGGTCGTTACTGTTCTGATTGCTCCCTGTAGGGCGATGAACTTGCAACTCCTTACATTCAAGAGTTcagtgctgcgctgctgcttcggcctggaACGCCGCAGGGCTCCAAGTTTCTTGCCAGCCTGTCCGTGTTTGTGCTTCACTACAAACTGAAGGATTCAGTACACTTCAGTAGCCCCTTCTCTCCAGCAGAGCGTCCAGCTTGGAAATTAGAAATGGTTAAGAAGGCTACGATCCAGACACAATCGCAGAATGCTGCTTTCAAGGAAGAATTGGATGCTTTTGAATCGGAAAAAGCGAAGACGCAAAGGTGAGTCTCGTTTACTCATTTTGTGATCTTTGTTAACTACAAACCTTTGTTAATGCTCACGTTTTTCATAATTTAATCTTAACAGTTTGTTGGAAAAGAAACGGTCAGACTTGGAACTTTCGATAAAACACTTGCAAGCTCAGGTTCAGAGGTGAGTCATTATTTTGttatctcttcttttttttcagatcCTGTTCTGTTTTAGTCAGGTGTTGTTGTGGAATGGCGTCTAGGTGTGCTAGTTCATTATTTTGGAGTTGGCCTGGTGAAAAGTTTACATCATTTTAATGATTATTTAGGCTTTATCTGCACATTTTCTGTTTCTACAGTTTTGAATCGGATGACACCCTCATGAGTCTAGAGAAGGTATGTCTCTTTTTTGCCATTCGAAGAAGCACTAAGAAAAACCCTCTTAGGTGATAATTGGTCAATCTTTGAACACGTCAGCAGTTTCTGTTGCAGGGTATGACACCATAGCGTTAATGGGTAAATGCCagtgtatgcggaattggttattGTCTACTTCACATtcgtagatcgctgggagtcctcataccactcgtgGTGCATTTGTGCAGCAGTTCAAcggtgcgccactgcgctggtaggtggctttcaaacacagccaccggtgggacttgtgagacccagttgcccttcctgagcaacctttcatgaccagtcattaatttaaaggggctctgaaatgggctctaataaagttgcggtatgcctaggaTGTGAAAGCACGCCGCTTCTCGAGTATTGTCcgggaagaattttttaatgcgctttgtagaaacagagttatctgtagtcaaaatttgaattccagcctctttgcgcctttccttctcctctcgtcactttttgcacactggaaggtcggcgctcctctgccggccccacctccaggggagagcttcctgacccgcagGAGCTACGCAGCTTATTGGCCgcagccacggtagctgcctgacgcctgaaagaatccaaccaatagccatctttcaacatgtatacgtagatgcgagcgacaggaggagggtgcgagcatgaaaaagttgccgggaagggctcgccaactttcgcgcgtgattgtgggtcctctgctacttgtagaagtgtattatttggctcaggtgttcatgacaacacaatgcagtgattgagcaagttgatgccctctcctcggaa comes from the Amblyomma americanum isolate KBUSLIRL-KWMA chromosome 1, ASM5285725v1, whole genome shotgun sequence genome and includes:
- the LOC144113614 gene encoding uncharacterized protein LOC144113614; this encodes MEDVLLVCLDALHFKPPDDTKLLQEHFRGRQAPATVRQVLHFLYYTYDKKAVESRMRNIWPVKTGESDKRFREEITQWISTLQGDELATPYIQEFSAALLLRPGTPQGSKFLASLSVFVLHYKLKDSVHFSSPFSPAERPAWKLEMVKKATIQTQSQNAAFKEELDAFESEKAKTQSLLEKKRSDLELSIKHLQAQVQRSSAVLKVSICPLISSSGLVDVVGTFKDCTELAKKLSAQFVKEGCTQQDLEAVKLRVAALRATLRRLQEQRETAKAMKAEIDQCLSAGCKKPFVVLNDKDIDEMCRPAAQPATEPDVEEFVNELLAVHRSQNRNQ